The Pseudomonas sp. IAC-BECa141 genome contains the following window.
GCCGCCGCGCTGCCCACCGCGAACAACGCCACCGGCGCTGCTTGCGTCATCGTCCAGCCAAGACCCAGCACCAGCGCCGGCACGGCGAGAATTCCGCCACCGGCTCCGGTCAGACCGAGGATCAACCCCATCACCACACCAAACAGACTTGCCAGCAACATAGAGTGTTCTCAGTCGACCCTGGACAGACTCGTCAGCCATTCGCGCCCCTTGAGCATGCCGTTCCAGTAGAACCATGGCAGCAGCGTCGCCTTCAGCCACCACGCGGAACGGCGCGGTACGGTCGGGTCGAGGGGAAAGGTCGGCAGCAGTTTTCCGGCGTAGCCAAACTCGGCGAGGATCACCTTGCCCTTCTCCACCGTCAGCGGGCAGGAGCCGTAGCCGTCGTACTTCAGCGGCAGCGCCAGTGCCTTGCGCAGGGCCAACAGGTTTTGCGCCACCACCACGACCTGCTTGCGCACTGCCGCCGCAGTTTTCGCATTGGTGGTGCCGCAGATATCGCCCAGGGCAAACACTTCGGGATAGCGCGGGTGTTGCAGTGTGTGCGGGTTGACCTCGCACCATCCGGCAGCGTCGGCCAACGGGCTCTGGGCGACGAAATCCGGCGAAACCTGCGGCGGGACGACGTGCAGCAGATCGAATGTTTTCGCCTGACGGGTGACGTTGCCGTCCGCGTCCTTGACCTCGAACCAGGCGGTTTTCGCTGGGCCGTCGACTTTTACCAGATTGGAATTGAACGCCAGCCGCGCGTTGTATTTTTCGATGTACTTCATCAGCGGCGGCACGAAGGTCGGGACGCCGAACAGCGCGGCGCCGGCAAGATTGAACTCGACGTCGACCTTGCCCAGCACATTGCGCTTGAGCCAGTGATCGCAGGACAGGTACAGCGCCTTTTGCGGCGCGCCGGCGCATTTGATCGGGATCGGCGGCTGTGTGAACAGGGCTTTGCCGCCGCGCAGTTTCTGCACCTGATCCCAGGTGTATTGCGCATGCTGATAGCTGTAGTTGGACGTGACGCCGTGCTGGCCGAGGCTTTCCTGCAGGCCTTCGATCTTCTCCCACGCCAGGCGCAGGCCGGGGCAGACGATCAGGTTCTGATAGGTGACAGTGCGTTGATCGTTGAGGGTGAGGCGGCGCTGATCAGGATCGATGCCGGTCACCGCCGCCTGAATCCAGGTGGCCTGGCGCGGCATCACCTTGTTCATCGGTCGGGCGGTGTCTTTGGCGTCATAGGCGCCGCCGCCGACCAGCGTCCAGGCCGGCTGGTAGTAATGCTGGGTACTCGGCTCGATCACCGTGATGTTCAGGCCGGGATCGC
Protein-coding sequences here:
- a CDS encoding FAD/NAD(P)-binding oxidoreductase, coding for MNDQHWGPSISADIVVIGGGTAGIGFVASLLKRDPGLNITVIEPSTQHYYQPAWTLVGGGAYDAKDTARPMNKVMPRQATWIQAAVTGIDPDQRRLTLNDQRTVTYQNLIVCPGLRLAWEKIEGLQESLGQHGVTSNYSYQHAQYTWDQVQKLRGGKALFTQPPIPIKCAGAPQKALYLSCDHWLKRNVLGKVDVEFNLAGAALFGVPTFVPPLMKYIEKYNARLAFNSNLVKVDGPAKTAWFEVKDADGNVTRQAKTFDLLHVVPPQVSPDFVAQSPLADAAGWCEVNPHTLQHPRYPEVFALGDICGTTNAKTAAAVRKQVVVVAQNLLALRKALALPLKYDGYGSCPLTVEKGKVILAEFGYAGKLLPTFPLDPTVPRRSAWWLKATLLPWFYWNGMLKGREWLTSLSRVD